One genomic region from Coleofasciculus sp. FACHB-1120 encodes:
- a CDS encoding peroxiredoxin — MNSRRIFLNTLFASFFALITWLSITPSVAALGGKLPTVNQSAPEFTLPTNTGDGEVSLSDYRGKWVVLYFYPQDFTSGCTLEARRFQQDLPKYLDKNTQIIGVSADSVDSHAKFCDSEKLKFPLLADTDGKVSKVYGSWIGFVSMRHTFIVDPQGVLRETFTGINPAIHSTEVLARLNELQTAS; from the coding sequence ATGAATTCTCGTCGCATCTTCCTCAATACTCTATTCGCAAGTTTTTTTGCCCTCATCACCTGGTTGAGCATTACACCCTCAGTGGCTGCACTCGGCGGCAAGCTGCCCACGGTAAATCAATCGGCTCCAGAGTTTACCTTGCCAACGAATACCGGCGATGGCGAAGTCTCCCTCTCGGATTACCGAGGTAAATGGGTGGTTCTCTACTTTTATCCCCAAGACTTCACCTCTGGTTGCACTCTAGAAGCCCGCAGATTTCAGCAAGACTTACCGAAATACCTGGATAAAAATACTCAAATTATTGGCGTGAGTGCTGATTCTGTCGATTCTCATGCCAAGTTCTGCGATTCAGAAAAGCTGAAGTTTCCGCTGCTGGCTGATACGGATGGCAAGGTGAGCAAAGTTTACGGTTCTTGGATTGGATTTGTCTCGATGCGCCACACCTTCATTGTCGATCCACAGGGAGTGCTACGCGAGACATTTACAGGAATAAACCCTGCAATTCACAGTACCGAGGTTTTGGCGCGTCTCAATGAATTGCAAACAGCATCCTAA
- a CDS encoding WGxxGxxG family protein, translating into MKVSNLPKLLSAGVLAASVALVPMTLPASAQTDTTTSPDTTTNTAPDTTTTTPNQGVTTTNYEGDRDFNWGWLGLLGLAGLAGLSGRKNDERVAYRDPNEATSSTYRR; encoded by the coding sequence ATGAAAGTTTCAAACTTGCCAAAATTGTTAAGTGCTGGTGTTCTTGCAGCTAGCGTCGCTTTGGTTCCTATGACCCTACCTGCTTCCGCCCAGACTGATACAACTACTTCTCCGGACACTACCACGAATACCGCTCCGGATACCACGACCACTACGCCTAACCAAGGTGTAACGACTACCAATTACGAAGGCGATCGCGATTTTAATTGGGGTTGGTTAGGATTGCTAGGTTTAGCGGGTTTAGCAGGTCTTTCCGGTCGTAAAAACGACGAACGTGTAGCTTACCGCGACCCTAACGAAGCCACTTCTTCTACTTATCGTCGGTAA
- a CDS encoding SRPBCC family protein: protein MSILFPSDSMDAASDLSLRKRYSTALLQGEILIETQMRSTWGGAVTAQMYLPIERSRVWQQVTDYPRWVQYFPDVTHSEVLHPTVSSPVGLPEGASFKSVYQVATKTFLFLSLQVEAYLRVSEIVQQQIHFRLEKGTFTDFCADLSLQDYENGTLLTYTVKATPNIPVPSIFIEQAMQLELPVNMRTMRQVMCGS from the coding sequence ATGAGTATACTTTTTCCGTCGGACTCGATGGATGCCGCCTCAGACTTGTCGCTGAGAAAGAGATACTCAACGGCGCTTTTGCAAGGTGAGATTTTGATAGAAACGCAAATGCGTTCTACTTGGGGGGGTGCTGTTACTGCCCAGATGTATTTGCCAATCGAGCGATCGCGCGTTTGGCAGCAAGTGACAGACTATCCCCGTTGGGTGCAATATTTCCCAGATGTTACTCACTCTGAGGTACTGCACCCCACCGTCTCCTCGCCTGTTGGCTTACCAGAAGGGGCGAGTTTCAAGAGTGTTTACCAAGTTGCTACGAAAACTTTCCTGTTTCTCAGTCTTCAGGTTGAGGCTTACCTGAGGGTATCTGAGATCGTGCAGCAGCAAATTCATTTTCGCTTGGAAAAAGGTACTTTTACCGATTTCTGTGCTGACTTAAGTTTGCAAGATTACGAGAATGGCACTTTGCTCACTTATACAGTAAAAGCAACGCCCAATATCCCGGTGCCGTCAATTTTCATCGAACAGGCAATGCAACTAGAATTGCCTGTAAATATGCGAACCATGCGCCAGGTGATGTGCGGCAGTTAA
- the rd gene encoding rubredoxin, whose translation MKKYICTVCNYIYDPQEGDPDSSIAPGTAFEDIPDDWVCPTCGATKADFEPYDG comes from the coding sequence ATGAAGAAGTATATATGTACAGTTTGCAACTACATCTACGATCCACAAGAGGGAGACCCAGATAGCAGTATCGCACCGGGTACGGCATTTGAAGATATCCCGGACGACTGGGTATGTCCTACGTGTGGAGCCACAAAAGCGGATTTTGAACCATACGACGGGTAG
- a CDS encoding aminoacetone oxidase family FAD-binding enzyme encodes MQPLKVVVIGGGAAGFFGAITCAETYPHAQVILLEAGRQPLAKVRISGGGRCNVTHACFDPAGLVQYYPRGGKALRGAFSRFQAKDTVAWFSDRGVELKTEPDGRMFPVTDSSETIVDCLFEAARASGVQIRRGTPVDQIFRQVTSLNQPLNTDFEIKLKSGEILQCDRILLATGSNPQGYRWAKTLGHTIEPPVPSLFTFTISDSRLQDLAGVSVESARLRLGVGKTQLEQIGPLLITHWGLSGPAALKLSAWAARVLHDCNYQTTLQINWLPQYNPEKLREMLLAVKSQLPQRAISTSCPLPLPRRLWQSLIAAVGISGEQRWAELSNKVLNQLIQELSEGKYQIQGKGVFKEEFVTCGGINLKEVNFKTMESRVCPGLYFAGEILDIDGVTGGFNFQSAWTTAYLAGQAMGNEEIKN; translated from the coding sequence GTGCAACCTTTAAAAGTAGTAGTGATTGGCGGTGGGGCAGCGGGTTTTTTTGGTGCAATTACCTGTGCCGAAACTTATCCCCACGCGCAAGTAATTTTGTTAGAAGCAGGGCGACAACCCTTAGCGAAAGTTCGGATTTCTGGCGGTGGGCGATGTAATGTTACTCATGCTTGCTTTGACCCCGCTGGTTTAGTGCAATATTATCCCAGAGGCGGGAAAGCACTTCGGGGGGCTTTTAGTCGTTTCCAAGCTAAAGATACAGTCGCTTGGTTTAGCGATCGCGGTGTCGAGTTGAAAACTGAACCGGATGGACGGATGTTTCCCGTCACAGATAGTTCAGAAACCATTGTGGATTGTCTCTTTGAAGCAGCAAGGGCATCTGGAGTGCAGATTCGCAGGGGGACACCTGTTGATCAGATTTTTCGGCAAGTGACTTCATTGAATCAACCACTCAACACCGACTTTGAAATCAAGTTGAAGTCTGGAGAGATCCTCCAGTGCGATCGCATTCTCCTCGCTACCGGCAGCAATCCCCAAGGCTACCGCTGGGCAAAAACTTTAGGACACACGATTGAACCACCCGTTCCCTCTCTATTCACCTTTACGATTTCCGACTCCCGGTTGCAAGATTTAGCCGGAGTCAGCGTAGAAAGTGCGCGGCTGCGTTTAGGGGTTGGTAAAACTCAGTTAGAACAAATCGGACCATTACTGATTACCCACTGGGGTTTGAGTGGCCCGGCTGCCCTGAAACTGTCTGCTTGGGCTGCCAGAGTGCTGCATGATTGCAATTATCAGACAACGTTGCAAATTAATTGGCTACCCCAGTACAACCCAGAAAAATTGCGGGAAATGCTCTTAGCAGTTAAGTCCCAATTGCCCCAACGCGCCATTTCTACCAGCTGTCCGCTTCCCTTGCCTCGACGCCTTTGGCAGAGTTTAATTGCTGCTGTTGGGATTAGTGGGGAACAGCGCTGGGCGGAATTATCCAATAAAGTTCTCAATCAGCTTATTCAAGAACTTTCCGAGGGTAAGTATCAAATTCAAGGGAAGGGTGTCTTTAAGGAAGAATTTGTCACCTGTGGCGGCATTAACTTAAAGGAAGTGAACTTCAAGACGATGGAAAGCCGCGTCTGTCCGGGGCTTTACTTTGCTGGAGAAATCCTTGATATTGATGGCGTCACGGGCGGCTTTAACTTTCAGAGTGCCTGGACGACTGCTTACTTAGCGGGTCAAGCAATGGGCAACGAAGAAATTAAAAATTAA
- a CDS encoding ChaB family protein, whose protein sequence is MTATNPITQPSISTVERSISGVFKDREQIESVIRRLLDRGISRDDISVIGKNFHSETRIAGFITKKDVILGGLRSGGIFGSLFGSALGLLTGVGVLFIPFVGSVVAAGPIGAALLGAASGALAGAAGAGLVSALVALGMPEDKAAIYQTRVEAGDFLVVVEVPANQSGEIQLLLESAGGEEVHTSETTLPRKRAGKLETPADLSPEVRSHLSEDAQRTFIANYNKALEDSSDESKAEHHAWDVVSEQFEQDEHGFWSKAKAKL, encoded by the coding sequence ATGACCGCGACAAACCCAATTACACAGCCAAGTATTTCCACTGTAGAACGCAGTATCTCAGGCGTTTTCAAAGATCGCGAACAAATTGAAAGCGTGATTCGCCGCTTGCTCGATCGCGGGATTTCCCGCGACGATATTTCAGTAATCGGCAAAAACTTTCATTCTGAAACCCGCATCGCTGGATTCATCACCAAAAAAGATGTGATTTTAGGCGGGCTGAGAAGCGGAGGCATCTTTGGTTCCTTGTTTGGTTCAGCCCTAGGTTTGCTGACTGGCGTGGGAGTGCTGTTCATTCCTTTTGTGGGGTCAGTCGTCGCGGCAGGACCTATTGGTGCGGCGTTGCTGGGTGCAGCAAGTGGCGCGTTAGCGGGTGCAGCGGGCGCTGGTTTAGTCTCCGCTTTGGTCGCTTTGGGAATGCCAGAAGATAAAGCTGCCATTTATCAAACTCGCGTCGAAGCTGGAGATTTTTTGGTCGTTGTGGAAGTCCCTGCCAATCAATCTGGTGAAATTCAGCTGCTGCTAGAAAGTGCTGGTGGCGAAGAAGTCCATACCAGCGAAACCACATTACCCCGCAAACGCGCTGGAAAACTAGAAACTCCTGCCGATTTGTCCCCCGAAGTTCGTTCTCACCTTTCAGAGGATGCTCAAAGGACATTTATTGCCAATTACAACAAAGCGCTAGAGGACTCTAGCGATGAATCCAAAGCCGAACATCATGCCTGGGATGTTGTTTCTGAGCAATTTGAACAAGATGAACACGGCTTTTGGTCGAAGGCTAAAGCAAAGCTGTAG
- a CDS encoding TIGR00297 family protein, translated as MLSTINSFNPWLVAVGLNTVLLAIAYFAPKKLLTPAGFLHAWALGVIIWGTLGWQGYLVVMFYFLVGSAVTRIGMAQKEAEGIAEKRSGARGPENVWGSALTGTLCALGTLLVSYLGQPQWLPFLLLGYVASFSTKLSDTCASEVGKAYGKRTFLITTLQPVARGTEGAVSLEGTIAGVVASVAIALVGWGVGTIDFIGVVWCVVAAFIATNLESVIGATLQSQYSWLTNEVVNFINTFIGAIAAILFALAWHSFSLTTAGIA; from the coding sequence ATGCTTTCTACAATTAATTCTTTCAATCCCTGGTTAGTTGCAGTGGGATTAAATACAGTTTTGTTAGCGATCGCGTATTTCGCCCCTAAAAAGTTACTGACTCCCGCCGGATTCCTCCACGCTTGGGCGCTGGGCGTCATTATCTGGGGTACCCTCGGCTGGCAGGGGTATTTAGTCGTGATGTTCTATTTTCTCGTAGGTTCTGCCGTCACGCGCATCGGCATGGCTCAAAAAGAAGCCGAGGGAATCGCCGAGAAACGGTCTGGGGCGCGGGGACCAGAGAATGTCTGGGGTTCCGCCCTCACGGGCACTCTATGCGCCTTAGGAACGCTACTGGTGAGTTATTTAGGGCAACCTCAATGGCTGCCTTTCCTACTGCTGGGCTATGTAGCCAGCTTTAGCACTAAGCTTTCGGATACCTGCGCCAGTGAAGTCGGGAAAGCTTATGGTAAACGGACGTTTTTGATTACGACCTTACAACCTGTAGCCAGGGGAACAGAAGGGGCGGTCTCTTTAGAGGGAACAATCGCTGGAGTGGTGGCATCGGTTGCGATCGCTCTTGTTGGCTGGGGCGTCGGTACAATCGATTTCATCGGGGTGGTTTGGTGCGTAGTAGCAGCGTTTATTGCGACCAATTTGGAAAGTGTCATCGGTGCTACGCTGCAATCTCAATATAGTTGGCTTACCAATGAAGTCGTGAATTTTATAAATACATTCATTGGCGCGATCGCGGCAATTTTGTTTGCCTTAGCATGGCACTCGTTTAGTCTGACTACTGCGGGAATTGCTTGA
- a CDS encoding serine/threonine-protein kinase gives MSYCLNSACKKPQNPVETNFCTSCGTKLLLKDRYRAIAPIGEGGFGRTFLAEDADRLKAACVIKQFLPVPEIQGNSAAMQKATQLFEQEARQLLQLGEQHPQIPSLFAYFEQDKRLYLVQQYIEGQELGQVLERQEAFTEEQIRDLLNDLLPVLQFVHEHQVIHRDIKPTNIIKRKRDGKFVLIDFGISKKLTVGTGLTKTGTKAGTEGYAPIEQFRSGKAYPASDLYSLGVTCIHLLTATKLDELYDPLEGCWLWKEHLREKGKNVSSQLSQVLDKLLKDYVKERYQSAAEVLKDLNAASTLPPPKLQATAPAPPPLKPQNWICIRTLIGHSSWVRSTAISPNGQTLASCSNDRTIKLWQLDSGKLIHTLTGHSSWVRSIAISPDGQTLASGSGDSTIKLWQVDSGKLIRTFTGHSRWVHSVVFSPDGQTLASGSGDKTIKLWQVGSGKLIRDFTGHLDYIFSVAFSPEGQTLASCSQDYTIKLWQVGSGKLIQTLTGHLSRVYSVAFRPDGQTLASGSGDKTIKLWHLETGKLIHSLTGYSNSVCSVAFSPDGQTLASGSGDNTIQNWSIDSGKLIHTLRGHSNLVYSVAFSPDGQTLVSGSEDKTIKIWRCD, from the coding sequence ATGAGCTATTGCCTGAATTCAGCTTGCAAGAAGCCTCAAAACCCTGTTGAGACAAATTTTTGTACAAGTTGCGGAACGAAGTTACTGCTCAAGGATCGATATCGTGCGATCGCGCCAATAGGGGAGGGTGGATTTGGCAGAACTTTCTTGGCTGAAGATGCAGACAGGCTGAAAGCTGCTTGTGTAATTAAGCAATTTTTGCCAGTGCCAGAAATTCAAGGCAATTCAGCGGCAATGCAGAAGGCAACCCAGCTATTTGAGCAAGAAGCGAGGCAGTTACTCCAACTGGGAGAACAACATCCACAAATTCCCAGTTTATTTGCCTATTTCGAGCAAGATAAACGCCTGTATCTGGTACAGCAATATATCGAAGGGCAGGAATTAGGTCAAGTCTTGGAACGGCAGGAAGCATTCACAGAAGAGCAAATTCGAGATTTATTAAATGATTTGTTGCCGGTGCTGCAATTTGTCCACGAACATCAGGTGATTCACCGGGATATCAAGCCGACGAATATTATTAAACGTAAAAGAGATGGCAAATTTGTCCTAATTGATTTCGGAATTTCTAAAAAATTAACAGTCGGCACTGGTTTAACTAAAACAGGCACGAAAGCTGGCACAGAAGGCTACGCACCCATCGAACAATTTCGCAGCGGTAAAGCATATCCAGCTAGTGACTTATACAGTTTAGGCGTTACCTGCATTCATCTGCTAACAGCAACCAAGCTTGATGAACTTTATGATCCATTAGAGGGATGCTGGCTATGGAAAGAGCATCTGAGGGAAAAGGGAAAAAATGTCAGCAGCCAACTGAGTCAAGTTTTGGATAAGTTGCTGAAAGATTATGTGAAAGAACGCTATCAATCAGCCGCTGAAGTCTTAAAAGACTTAAATGCTGCATCTACCCTACCACCGCCAAAACTACAAGCGACAGCACCTGCGCCACCACCGCTCAAGCCCCAGAATTGGATATGTATCCGCACTCTTATAGGGCATTCAAGCTGGGTTCGTTCTACAGCTATCAGTCCGAATGGGCAGACTCTTGCCAGTTGCAGCAATGACAGAACCATTAAGCTGTGGCAGTTGGACAGTGGCAAGCTGATTCACACTCTCACGGGGCATTCAAGTTGGGTTCGTTCTATAGCTATCAGTCCAGATGGGCAGACTCTAGCTAGTGGTAGTGGAGACAGCACCATTAAACTGTGGCAGGTAGACAGTGGCAAGCTGATTCGCACTTTCACGGGGCATTCAAGGTGGGTTCATTCTGTTGTTTTTAGTCCGGATGGGCAGACTCTAGCTAGTGGTAGTGGGGACAAAACCATTAAGCTGTGGCAGGTGGGCAGTGGCAAGCTGATTCGCGATTTTACGGGGCACTTAGACTATATTTTTTCCGTTGCCTTTAGTCCGGAGGGGCAAACTCTTGCCAGTTGCAGTCAGGATTACACTATCAAGCTGTGGCAGGTGGGCAGTGGCAAGCTGATTCAGACTCTCACAGGGCATTTAAGCCGGGTTTATTCTGTTGCTTTTAGGCCGGATGGGCAGACTCTTGCCAGTGGTAGTGGAGATAAGACTATCAAGCTTTGGCACTTGGAGACTGGTAAGCTGATTCACAGCCTCACTGGATATTCAAATTCAGTTTGCTCCGTCGCTTTTAGTCCGGATGGGCAGACTCTTGCCAGTGGTAGTGGAGACAACACCATTCAGAATTGGTCGATTGATAGTGGTAAGCTGATTCACACCCTCAGAGGGCATTCAAATTTGGTTTATTCAGTTGCTTTTAGCCCGGATGGGCAGACTTTAGTCAGTGGCAGCGAGGACAAGACTATCAAGATTTGGCGGTGCGATTAA
- a CDS encoding pentapeptide repeat-containing protein, with protein sequence MKLTLLVSAALSVPLWLAMPAQAANLGHVKRLLETKECVGCNLSGADLRGADLREANLQRANLRKANLTGANLAGANLYVADLDRAQLKNANLQNASLRFTRLTDANLEGADLQKATLRFANLTGAKLRNANLLGADFNSANLYQTR encoded by the coding sequence ATGAAACTCACACTACTGGTTTCCGCTGCTTTATCAGTGCCGCTATGGTTAGCGATGCCCGCACAAGCGGCAAATTTGGGACACGTCAAACGATTGCTGGAAACGAAAGAATGTGTAGGGTGCAACCTTTCCGGTGCTGATTTAAGGGGTGCTGACTTAAGAGAAGCCAACTTGCAACGGGCTAATTTGAGGAAAGCCAACCTAACCGGAGCCAATCTGGCTGGTGCTAATTTATACGTAGCTGACTTAGACCGCGCCCAGCTCAAAAATGCTAATTTACAAAATGCCAGCCTAAGATTTACGCGCTTAACGGATGCCAACTTAGAAGGTGCTGACCTGCAAAAAGCGACTTTGAGATTTGCTAACTTGACAGGTGCCAAGCTAAGAAATGCCAACTTGCTTGGGGCTGACTTTAATAGTGCTAATTTATACCAGACCAGGTAG
- a CDS encoding WGxxGxxG family protein, with product MKNSNLSKFVGAGVLAASVALVPMTLPASAQTDTTTTSPDTTTTAPSQGVTTTNYEGDRGFDWGWLGLLGLAGLAGLAGRKNSEPTAYRDPNEVGSSTYRR from the coding sequence ATGAAAAATTCAAACTTGTCGAAATTCGTGGGTGCTGGTGTTCTTGCAGCTAGCGTCGCTTTGGTTCCCATGACCCTACCTGCCTCCGCCCAGACTGATACGACTACTACATCACCTGATACCACCACCACTGCTCCTAGCCAAGGCGTAACAACTACAAATTACGAAGGCGATCGCGGTTTTGATTGGGGTTGGTTAGGATTGCTGGGTCTAGCTGGATTAGCAGGTCTGGCTGGTCGTAAGAACAGCGAACCGACTGCTTACCGCGACCCGAATGAAGTAGGTTCCTCTACTTATCGCCGCTAA
- a CDS encoding response regulator, with product MSVDTVEKGVILIVDDTPTNLEMLFDFLAHSGFQVLVAEDGESAIESAEYASPDLILLDVLMPGIDGFETCRRLKANQLTQDIPVIFMTALSETVDKVKGLNLGAVDYITKPLQHEEVLARVSIHLRLRCLTKKLIDQNVRLEQEICERKQAEAERERAFIALQESEARFRCLVESNIIGIIFADFRGNITEANDAFLQMVGYEREELRTGGLRWNEITPPEYRHLDEGAIAQFFSSGICTPYEKEFISKDGRRVPVMIGAALMEPSQPNVVGFVLDITERKQADRKIQEQAALLDITSDAILVRDLNNQILFWNKGAERLYGWKTEEVFGKNANQLLYKEISPQLQKNQNILAQENEWQGELHQVTKDGKNIIVASRWTLVRDEEEQPKFILTVNTDITERKQLEAQFLRAQRMESIGTLASGIAHDLNNALAPVLMSVQILEHKLQDEQSQRILKTLETNTKRSADLVKQVLSFARGVEGKQTTLQARHIIKEIEQIVKQTFSRAIEIRTDIPMLDLWTISGDATQLHQVLMNLCVNARDAMPNGGTLELSARNLWVDEHYARMNLDAKVGPYVVITVSDTGMGISREIIDRIFEPFFTTKEIGQGTGLGLSTVIGIIKSHGGFVQVLSEVGKGTQFYIYLPVTQATVTDEMKSLHQELPRGQGELILVVDDEYSIRELTKISLETYNYKVLTATDGVEALVLYAEHKQDINAVLVDMMMPAMDGITTIRALQKIDPQVKIIAVSGLTSNYQITEIAGNNVKTFLPKPYTSEELLKNIQVVLNAN from the coding sequence ATGAGTGTTGATACAGTTGAAAAAGGAGTCATCTTAATCGTCGATGACACTCCAACTAATTTAGAAATGTTGTTTGATTTCTTGGCGCATTCCGGCTTCCAAGTTTTGGTAGCTGAAGATGGAGAAAGTGCAATTGAAAGCGCCGAATATGCTTCGCCTGACCTAATTTTGTTGGATGTCCTCATGCCCGGAATAGATGGGTTTGAAACTTGTCGCCGCCTAAAAGCAAATCAATTAACCCAAGATATCCCCGTAATTTTTATGACCGCGCTGAGTGAGACAGTGGATAAGGTCAAAGGGTTGAATCTTGGGGCGGTAGATTACATTACTAAACCGCTACAGCATGAAGAAGTTTTAGCCCGTGTCAGCATCCATCTGCGCCTGCGTTGCTTGACCAAAAAACTGATAGACCAAAATGTACGTTTAGAACAGGAGATATGCGAACGCAAACAAGCAGAAGCAGAACGAGAGCGAGCATTTATAGCGCTCCAGGAAAGCGAAGCTCGATTTAGATGCTTGGTTGAGTCGAATATCATTGGGATTATTTTCGCAGATTTTCGGGGCAACATTACCGAAGCGAATGATGCCTTTCTACAGATGGTGGGATATGAGCGGGAGGAACTGCGAACCGGAGGTTTGCGTTGGAACGAAATAACTCCGCCAGAATATCGCCATTTAGACGAAGGCGCGATCGCACAATTCTTCAGTTCTGGCATTTGTACTCCCTACGAGAAAGAATTTATTTCCAAAGATGGTCGCCGCGTTCCAGTGATGATTGGTGCAGCGCTGATGGAACCATCTCAACCAAACGTTGTCGGTTTTGTCCTTGACATTACCGAGCGCAAACAAGCAGATCGGAAAATCCAAGAACAAGCGGCTTTGCTTGATATTACAAGCGATGCAATTCTCGTCCGCGACCTGAACAACCAAATTCTATTTTGGAACAAAGGGGCTGAACGTTTATACGGATGGAAGACAGAAGAAGTTTTTGGCAAGAATGCTAATCAACTTTTATACAAGGAAATTTCACCACAACTCCAAAAAAATCAGAATATTCTTGCCCAAGAAAACGAGTGGCAGGGTGAATTGCATCAAGTCACAAAAGACGGGAAAAATATTATCGTTGCAAGTCGCTGGACCCTCGTTCGGGATGAAGAAGAACAACCCAAATTTATCCTGACTGTTAATACCGATATTACAGAGAGGAAACAACTCGAAGCCCAGTTCCTCCGGGCACAGCGCATGGAGAGTATCGGCACTCTGGCAAGCGGGATTGCCCACGATCTCAACAATGCCCTAGCGCCTGTATTAATGTCTGTTCAAATCTTGGAACACAAACTTCAGGATGAGCAGAGTCAGCGAATACTCAAAACACTAGAAACCAATACTAAACGAAGTGCCGATCTTGTTAAACAAGTGCTGTCGTTTGCGCGAGGAGTCGAAGGTAAGCAAACCACTCTGCAAGCAAGGCACATTATTAAAGAAATTGAGCAGATTGTTAAACAGACGTTTTCTAGAGCGATTGAAATCCGCACCGATATCCCGATGCTCGATCTTTGGACTATTTCTGGGGATGCGACTCAGCTGCACCAAGTATTGATGAATCTCTGCGTAAATGCTAGGGATGCGATGCCAAACGGGGGAACTCTAGAGCTTAGTGCCAGGAATCTGTGGGTTGATGAACACTATGCTCGGATGAATCTTGACGCTAAGGTTGGCCCTTACGTTGTCATTACCGTATCCGATACAGGGATGGGAATCTCAAGGGAAATAATAGATAGAATCTTCGAGCCATTTTTCACAACAAAAGAGATAGGACAAGGTACTGGCTTAGGTCTTTCAACGGTCATAGGTATCATTAAAAGTCACGGTGGATTTGTGCAGGTACTGAGTGAGGTAGGAAAAGGAACGCAGTTTTATATTTACTTACCAGTAACGCAGGCAACGGTAACTGATGAAATGAAAAGCTTGCATCAGGAATTACCCAGAGGACAAGGAGAATTAATTCTCGTTGTTGATGATGAATATTCCATTCGAGAACTTACAAAAATTTCTCTAGAAACATACAATTACAAGGTTTTAACCGCTACTGATGGAGTGGAGGCATTGGTGCTATATGCAGAACACAAGCAAGATATTAACGCTGTATTAGTTGATATGATGATGCCTGCTATGGATGGTATAACTACTATCCGGGCTTTGCAAAAAATTGATCCGCAGGTCAAGATTATTGCAGTTAGCGGACTTACATCTAATTACCAGATAACTGAAATTGCTGGCAATAACGTCAAAACCTTTTTACCAAAGCCCTATACGTCAGAGGAATTGTTGAAAAATATACAGGTGGTTCTTAATGCAAATTAA
- the lpxD gene encoding UDP-3-O-(3-hydroxymyristoyl)glucosamine N-acyltransferase, with product MKFHEIVEKLGAAAACNSLTSHTDCNPEITGVAPVDEATIGTLSYIEGGKFAAFVGKTSASALILPPDEKLQAQASERGIAWIAVSDPRLMFAAAIALFYKPFHPAPAIHPTAVIHPDAKIGQDVYIGAHAVIEAGTEIGNAVIIHPNVVIYPDVQIGDRTVLHANCSIHERTRIGADCVIHSGAVLGAEGFGFVPTPTGWFKMEQSGYTVLEDGVEVGCNSTIDRPAVGETRVAHNTKIDNLVHIGHGCKVGSNCALAGQVGMAGGVTVGNRVLLAGQVGIANQAHIGDGAIATAKAGIHNDIEPGAIVTGVPAIPHKVFLKAAAIYHRLPEMYQTLRQLQRHLGDKK from the coding sequence ATGAAATTTCACGAGATTGTCGAAAAACTGGGTGCTGCTGCCGCCTGCAATAGTTTGACCTCCCATACAGATTGCAACCCGGAAATTACGGGAGTGGCACCTGTCGATGAGGCTACCATTGGCACCCTTAGCTACATAGAGGGCGGAAAATTTGCGGCTTTTGTGGGGAAAACCTCTGCCAGTGCCTTAATTTTACCGCCGGATGAAAAGCTGCAAGCACAAGCTTCTGAACGGGGAATTGCCTGGATTGCAGTATCCGATCCGCGATTAATGTTTGCCGCAGCGATCGCGCTTTTCTATAAACCCTTCCACCCAGCACCTGCAATCCATCCCACCGCAGTGATTCATCCCGACGCCAAAATTGGTCAAGATGTTTACATCGGCGCTCATGCAGTCATTGAGGCGGGAACAGAGATTGGAAATGCTGTCATCATTCACCCGAATGTAGTCATTTACCCAGACGTGCAGATAGGCGATCGCACGGTATTGCACGCCAATTGTTCCATCCACGAACGCACCCGCATCGGCGCAGATTGCGTGATTCATAGCGGTGCCGTCCTCGGTGCGGAAGGCTTTGGGTTTGTCCCCACTCCGACTGGCTGGTTCAAAATGGAGCAGTCTGGCTACACTGTTCTGGAAGATGGCGTCGAAGTGGGTTGCAATAGCACTATTGACCGCCCTGCTGTGGGAGAAACCCGCGTTGCCCACAACACCAAAATTGATAACTTAGTACATATCGGTCACGGCTGTAAGGTAGGCTCTAACTGTGCCTTAGCCGGACAGGTGGGGATGGCAGGCGGCGTGACTGTCGGCAATCGGGTGCTGTTAGCTGGACAGGTGGGGATTGCGAATCAAGCGCATATTGGAGATGGCGCGATCGCGACCGCCAAAGCAGGCATCCACAATGATATCGAACCGGGTGCCATTGTCACTGGCGTCCCAGCGATTCCCCACAAAGTATTCCTTAAAGCAGCAGCCATCTACCATCGTCTACCGGAGATGTATCAAACTCTCCGGCAGTTACAGCGGCACCTGGGAGACAAGAAATAA